The following are encoded together in the Candidatus Eremiobacteraceae bacterium genome:
- a CDS encoding LemA family protein, whose translation MANKTALGCGLVILIVALITAGGAAGAYNNLVTLDQATQAQWGQVENVYQRRADLIPNLVATVKGVANFEKSTYIAVAEARSKVGQVTAGGTAGITSDPRAFAQFQQAQDGLTSALSRLLVTVERYPDLKANENFLTLQAQLEGTENRIAVERMRYNEAAQAFNTTRQSFPTVFFANFFGSRFAEKPYFQAQSGAENAPKVTF comes from the coding sequence GTGGCGAATAAAACCGCGCTGGGATGCGGCTTGGTCATTCTTATCGTGGCGCTCATCACTGCGGGCGGCGCCGCCGGAGCGTACAACAACCTTGTCACGCTGGATCAGGCGACACAAGCGCAATGGGGCCAGGTCGAAAACGTCTACCAGCGGCGGGCAGATCTGATACCGAATCTCGTGGCCACCGTCAAGGGTGTGGCGAACTTCGAGAAGAGCACGTATATCGCCGTGGCCGAAGCGCGCTCGAAGGTCGGGCAGGTCACAGCCGGCGGCACTGCCGGCATCACGAGCGATCCGCGCGCCTTCGCGCAGTTCCAGCAAGCGCAGGATGGGTTGACGTCTGCACTTTCGCGTTTGCTCGTCACCGTCGAGCGTTATCCGGATCTTAAGGCCAACGAGAACTTCTTGACGCTGCAAGCGCAATTGGAGGGCACTGAGAACCGGATCGCCGTCGAGCGCATGCGGTACAACGAGGCGGCGCAAGCGTTCAACACCACGCGGCAGAGCTTCCCAACGGTCTTCTTCGCCAACTTCTTCGGGTCGCGATTCGCAGAGAAGCCGTACTTCCAAGCGCAAAGCGGAGCAGAGAATGCACCGAAGGTGACATTCTAA